A stretch of the Chitiniphilus purpureus genome encodes the following:
- the rnhA gene encoding ribonuclease HI, whose protein sequence is MATLEIYTDGACKGNPGPGGWGALLRYASDGRIQEKELFGGEALTTNNRMELLAVIEALAVLKRPCSLTLYTDSQYVKNGIETWIHGWKKNGWKTADKKPVKNMDLWQRLDEAVRHHQISWRWVKGHAGHEFNERADQLANRGITLIPPG, encoded by the coding sequence ATGGCAACACTTGAGATCTATACCGACGGCGCCTGCAAGGGCAATCCGGGGCCGGGCGGCTGGGGGGCGTTGCTGCGCTACGCCAGCGACGGCCGCATCCAGGAAAAGGAACTGTTCGGCGGCGAGGCGCTGACCACCAACAACCGGATGGAGCTGCTGGCGGTAATCGAAGCGCTGGCCGTGCTCAAGCGCCCATGCAGTCTCACGCTATATACCGATTCGCAGTATGTGAAGAACGGCATCGAAACCTGGATCCACGGCTGGAAGAAGAACGGCTGGAAGACCGCCGACAAGAAGCCGGTGAAGAACATGGATCTGTGGCAACGCCTGGATGAGGCGGTGCGGCACCACCAGATCAGCTGGCGCTGGGTGAAGGGCCATGCCGGCCATGAGTTCAACGAACGCGCCGATCAGCTTGCCAATCGGGGCATCACCCTGATACCGCCTGGTTGA
- a CDS encoding TCR/Tet family MFS transporter: MPNPIVTRRPAVPFILVTIFLDVLGFGLIIPVLPGLIGEFTSASDAQAYWYGALAAAYGLMQFCCAPLLGAMSDRFGRRPVLLLSIFGLGCDFLLMALAPNLWVLLLARLLGGATGASFSVANAYIADVTSHEARGRGFGALGAAFGLGFIFGPMLGGLLGTQDLRLPFYVAAGLSLLNALYGLLVLPESHPRDRRVPFEFRRANPLSALVALAQLRGVGSLIAVYTLFMLAQFVLHTTWVLYNTFRFGWGPSENGLSLFIVGLVGAVVQGALLSRLLRWGERQVVYAGFASATVAYVAYGLATEGWMMYCIIFANLLSFAATPALQAIISKEVPPQQQGVAMGSLNSISSLMLVVAPVLSTPLLAHVSHYPRTDWRIGATFFLSAALQGSTLLLAWLHFRRRPVAPAGGPTA, from the coding sequence ATGCCTAACCCCATCGTCACGCGCCGCCCGGCCGTTCCGTTCATCCTGGTGACGATCTTCCTGGACGTGCTCGGCTTCGGCTTGATCATCCCGGTGCTGCCCGGTCTGATCGGTGAATTCACCTCCGCCAGCGATGCACAGGCGTACTGGTATGGCGCACTTGCCGCGGCATATGGGTTGATGCAGTTCTGCTGTGCGCCGCTGCTGGGTGCGATGAGCGACCGTTTCGGCCGCCGGCCGGTGCTGCTGCTGTCGATCTTCGGCCTGGGATGCGACTTCCTGCTGATGGCGCTGGCGCCCAACCTCTGGGTGCTGCTGCTGGCGCGCCTGCTCGGCGGTGCGACCGGTGCGAGTTTCTCGGTCGCCAACGCCTATATCGCCGATGTCACCTCGCACGAGGCCCGGGGACGCGGCTTTGGCGCGCTCGGCGCCGCCTTCGGGCTTGGCTTCATCTTCGGCCCGATGCTGGGCGGCCTGCTGGGCACCCAGGATCTGCGCCTGCCGTTCTATGTGGCGGCCGGGCTGTCATTGCTCAATGCACTGTACGGCCTCCTGGTACTGCCCGAATCGCATCCGCGCGACCGGCGCGTGCCATTCGAATTCAGGCGCGCCAATCCGCTGTCGGCACTGGTCGCGCTGGCGCAGCTGCGCGGCGTGGGCAGCCTGATCGCGGTCTATACGCTGTTCATGCTGGCGCAGTTCGTGTTGCATACCACCTGGGTGCTCTACAACACCTTCCGCTTCGGCTGGGGCCCCAGCGAGAACGGCCTGTCGCTGTTCATCGTGGGTCTGGTCGGCGCTGTCGTGCAAGGCGCGCTCTTGAGCCGGTTGCTGCGGTGGGGCGAGCGGCAGGTGGTCTATGCCGGCTTTGCCTCGGCCACGGTGGCCTATGTCGCGTACGGGCTGGCAACCGAAGGCTGGATGATGTACTGCATCATCTTTGCCAACCTGCTGTCGTTCGCCGCCACCCCGGCGCTGCAGGCGATCATCTCCAAGGAAGTACCACCACAGCAGCAGGGCGTCGCCATGGGTTCGCTCAACTCGATCAGCAGTTTGATGCTGGTGGTGGCACCGGTGCTGTCGACCCCGCTGCTGGCGCACGTCAGTCACTATCCACGCACCGACTGGCGTATCGGCGCCACCTTCTTCCTGAGCGCCGCACTGCAAGGATCGACGCTGCTGCTGGCCTGGCTGCATTTCCGCCGCCGGCCGGTGGCGCCGGCAGGCGGGCCCACGGCCTAA
- a CDS encoding polysaccharide biosynthesis protein encodes MMIALCDGLLLPVMVWLAVCLRYGEWRVPGPLDLLGYAILPLIALPLFLRTGLYRAVTRYLADRAVLLIIGTVSLVMLAYAGLALLIGQWDIPRSAFLITWLLVVFYMLASRFAVRLLLRRYAGGQSRRAVLIYGAGSAGRQLAIALNLGMEYKPVGFLDDDFTLHGLDICGLTVFRPEDLGQLIRKKQVGQVLLAMPSVSRNRRIELVNWLEPYHVEVKVVPGIADLVSGQLDVSDIRTVDVDELLGREAVPPDEQLLVANIDGKVVMVTGAGGSIGAELCRQIARFGPLRLVLYEQSEFALYTIEQELQRLAVANELALEIVPVLGSVQNGLRVGAIMQRYGVQTVYHAAAYKHVPLVEFNITEGVFNNTFGTLATAQAALHQGVETFVLISTDKAVRPTNVMGASKRMAELVLQALADAREGGTRFCMVRFGNVLGSSGSVVPLFKRQLDAGGPLTVTHPEITRYFMTIPEAAQLVIQAGAMAESGEVFVLDMGQPVKIADLARRMIHLSGYSIKDEHNPFGEIELRYTGLRPGEKLYEELLIGENVLGTSHPRIMKAREEFYSKAEMDVVIARLAEACASNHFDCIMTLLHQCVADFKPDATIKDHLHYEES; translated from the coding sequence ATGATGATTGCCCTGTGCGACGGACTGCTGCTGCCCGTCATGGTCTGGCTGGCGGTATGCCTGCGCTACGGCGAATGGCGGGTGCCCGGCCCGCTGGATCTGCTTGGCTACGCCATCCTGCCGCTGATTGCGCTGCCGCTGTTCCTGCGCACCGGGCTCTACCGGGCGGTGACGCGCTATCTCGCTGATCGCGCAGTGCTGCTGATCATCGGCACCGTATCGCTGGTGATGCTGGCCTACGCCGGCCTGGCGCTGCTGATCGGGCAATGGGATATCCCCCGCAGCGCATTCCTGATCACCTGGCTGCTGGTCGTGTTCTACATGCTGGCCAGCCGGTTCGCCGTGCGCCTGCTGCTGCGGCGCTATGCAGGAGGGCAGTCGCGCAGGGCGGTGCTGATCTACGGTGCCGGCAGCGCGGGCCGGCAGCTGGCCATCGCGCTCAACCTGGGCATGGAATACAAGCCGGTCGGTTTCCTGGATGACGACTTTACGCTGCATGGGCTCGATATCTGCGGGCTGACGGTATTCCGGCCGGAGGATCTGGGCCAGCTGATCAGGAAGAAGCAGGTCGGTCAGGTGTTGCTGGCCATGCCCTCGGTCAGCCGCAATCGGCGCATCGAGCTGGTCAACTGGCTGGAGCCCTATCACGTCGAGGTCAAGGTGGTGCCGGGCATCGCGGATCTGGTGAGCGGCCAGCTGGACGTATCGGATATCCGCACGGTCGATGTCGATGAATTGCTGGGACGCGAAGCGGTGCCGCCGGATGAGCAGCTGCTGGTGGCCAATATCGATGGCAAGGTGGTGATGGTGACCGGGGCGGGCGGGTCGATCGGGGCCGAGCTGTGCCGGCAGATCGCCCGTTTCGGCCCGCTGCGGCTGGTGCTGTACGAGCAATCCGAGTTCGCGCTCTACACCATCGAGCAGGAGCTGCAGCGCCTCGCCGTCGCCAACGAACTGGCGCTGGAGATCGTACCGGTGCTGGGCTCGGTGCAGAACGGGTTGCGCGTCGGCGCCATCATGCAGCGCTACGGCGTACAGACCGTGTACCACGCCGCGGCGTACAAGCACGTGCCGCTGGTGGAGTTCAATATCACCGAGGGCGTGTTCAACAACACCTTCGGCACCCTGGCCACCGCGCAGGCAGCCTTGCATCAGGGGGTCGAGACCTTCGTGCTGATCTCGACCGACAAGGCGGTGCGCCCGACCAATGTGATGGGCGCCAGCAAGCGGATGGCCGAACTGGTGCTGCAGGCGCTGGCGGATGCGCGGGAAGGCGGCACGCGCTTTTGCATGGTGCGTTTTGGCAATGTGCTCGGCTCGTCGGGCTCGGTGGTGCCGCTCTTCAAACGCCAGTTGGACGCCGGCGGGCCGCTCACCGTCACCCATCCGGAGATCACCCGCTATTTCATGACCATCCCCGAAGCCGCGCAGCTGGTGATCCAGGCCGGCGCGATGGCCGAATCGGGCGAGGTGTTCGTGCTCGACATGGGGCAGCCGGTGAAGATCGCCGATCTGGCACGGCGGATGATCCATCTGAGCGGCTACTCGATCAAGGACGAGCACAACCCGTTCGGGGAGATCGAGCTGCGCTACACCGGCCTGCGCCCGGGCGAGAAGCTGTACGAGGAGCTGCTGATCGGCGAGAACGTGCTCGGCACCTCGCATCCGCGCATCATGAAGGCGCGTGAGGAGTTCTACAGCAAGGCCGAGATGGACGTGGTGATCGCCCGCCTGGCCGAAGCCTGCGCATCCAACCACTTCGACTGCATCATGACGCTGCTGCATCAGTGCGTGGCCGATTTCAAGCCGGATGCGACGATCAAGGACCACCTCCATTACGAGGAAAGCTGA
- a CDS encoding NeuD/PglB/VioB family sugar acetyltransferase → MSPHSLLIIGAGGHGRAIAELVELGGQFSIAGFVDDGWPQLHEVWHYPVLGAIADLPRFKPCASHAFVAIGNNRVRLQLLHQLETMQFAVPNLLHPRACVSPRAVLGTGVAVMAGAVVGCEAVLADGVIVNAGAVVDHHCVVGRCGHFGVGAFAAGGVRVGEGAWLQAGCALGYRVVVDDWAILAPGTALSAA, encoded by the coding sequence ATGTCCCCGCATTCGCTGTTGATCATCGGCGCCGGCGGCCACGGCCGCGCCATCGCCGAGCTGGTCGAACTGGGCGGCCAGTTCAGCATCGCCGGCTTCGTCGACGACGGCTGGCCGCAGTTGCACGAGGTATGGCATTACCCGGTGCTCGGTGCGATTGCCGATCTGCCCCGGTTTAAGCCCTGTGCCAGCCACGCCTTTGTCGCGATCGGCAACAATCGGGTCCGGCTGCAACTGCTGCACCAGCTCGAAACCATGCAATTTGCCGTGCCGAATCTATTGCATCCGCGCGCCTGCGTCTCTCCCCGGGCCGTGCTGGGAACGGGGGTTGCAGTGATGGCCGGGGCGGTGGTGGGGTGCGAGGCAGTGCTTGCCGACGGGGTCATCGTCAATGCGGGGGCCGTGGTCGATCATCATTGCGTGGTCGGCAGGTGTGGCCATTTCGGGGTCGGGGCGTTTGCCGCCGGGGGCGTCCGTGTCGGCGAGGGAGCATGGCTGCAGGCCGGCTGCGCGCTGGGCTACCGCGTGGTTGTCGACGACTGGGCCATCCTCGCCCCTGGCACCGCGTTGAGCGCGGCCTGA
- a CDS encoding MraY family glycosyltransferase gives MSFMLYLGALTALASFVLTWCIRGYALRRNVLDIPNARSSHAIPTPRGGGVAIVAAFALGLPLLWHKGLLPDGPAIALLGAGAWIAAVGFIDDHRHIPSRWRLLAHFAAACWVLYWLGGMPTMVLLGTTVDPGWFWHGVTLVYIVWMLNLYNFMDGIDGIASLEAITVCIGGVILLWLVDTTPSAFHAPVLLAAAVAGFLVWNFPRARIFMGDAGSGFIGITLATLSILAAHEDQRLFWGWLILLGVFVVDATLTLVRRMLGGQRFDEAHRTHAYQYAARRLGSHRPVSTAVALINLLWLLPLASLAVAGRLDGVVALAIAYLPLLVLGIRLEAGVPEPKQTGKES, from the coding sequence ATGAGTTTCATGCTGTATCTGGGCGCATTGACCGCGCTCGCATCGTTTGTTCTTACCTGGTGCATCCGGGGCTATGCGTTGCGGCGCAATGTGCTGGATATCCCGAATGCGCGCAGCTCGCATGCGATTCCCACACCGCGCGGCGGTGGCGTCGCCATTGTGGCGGCGTTTGCCCTGGGGTTGCCATTGCTATGGCACAAGGGCCTGTTGCCGGATGGGCCGGCGATCGCGCTGCTGGGGGCGGGGGCGTGGATTGCCGCTGTCGGCTTTATCGACGACCACCGTCATATCCCCTCCCGCTGGCGCCTGCTGGCGCATTTTGCCGCTGCGTGCTGGGTGCTGTACTGGCTTGGCGGCATGCCGACGATGGTGTTGCTGGGCACGACGGTCGATCCGGGCTGGTTCTGGCACGGCGTGACGCTGGTGTATATCGTGTGGATGCTGAACCTATACAACTTCATGGACGGCATCGACGGCATCGCCAGCCTGGAGGCCATCACCGTCTGCATTGGGGGCGTCATCCTGCTGTGGCTGGTCGATACCACGCCTTCCGCGTTCCATGCGCCGGTGTTGCTCGCGGCCGCGGTCGCGGGTTTCCTGGTGTGGAACTTCCCCCGCGCCCGGATCTTCATGGGCGATGCCGGTAGCGGATTCATCGGCATCACGCTGGCGACGCTCTCGATTCTCGCCGCGCACGAAGACCAGAGATTGTTCTGGGGATGGCTGATCCTGCTGGGCGTGTTTGTGGTGGATGCAACCTTGACGCTGGTCCGCCGCATGCTTGGTGGGCAACGCTTCGATGAGGCGCACCGCACCCATGCCTACCAGTACGCGGCCCGGCGCCTGGGATCACATCGACCGGTAAGTACCGCCGTCGCGTTGATCAATCTGCTGTGGCTGCTGCCGCTGGCCAGCTTGGCCGTGGCAGGCAGGCTGGACGGGGTCGTGGCGCTTGCGATCGCGTATCTGCCATTGCTGGTGCTCGGTATCCGTCTGGAGGCCGGTGTGCCGGAACCGAAACAGACCGGCAAGGAGAGCTGA
- a CDS encoding UDP-glucose 4-epimerase family protein: MTQALVTGASGFVGRALLAHLAGEAAFQPLAAVRRPPAQVVTGVRYLQAGDLSGPIDWAPLLAGIDVVVHAAARVHVMQDTAADPLQAFRQANVEGTLHLARQAAAAGVRRFVFISSIKVNGEGTLPGRAYTADDTPAPVDAYGLSKLEAEQGLLARAGQGGMEVVIIRPPLVYGPGVKANFLQMMRWLHRRVPLPLGAIGNRRSLVGMDNLCDLIRVCMTHPAAGGQVFLASDGCDLSTTALLRQLGEALGRPARLWPVPAHLLEIAAACVGRRAVARRLLGSLQVDIAKTRQLLDWHPPVTVEHGLAMTAESFLKQVAK, from the coding sequence GTGACACAGGCATTGGTGACCGGCGCGTCCGGTTTCGTAGGGCGAGCGTTGCTGGCGCATCTGGCCGGCGAGGCGGCGTTTCAACCCTTGGCGGCCGTACGCAGGCCGCCGGCGCAGGTCGTCACGGGGGTGCGCTATCTGCAGGCCGGCGATCTGAGCGGGCCGATCGATTGGGCGCCGTTGCTGGCAGGCATCGACGTGGTGGTGCATGCCGCCGCCCGGGTGCATGTGATGCAGGATACGGCGGCCGATCCGCTGCAGGCATTCCGACAAGCGAATGTGGAAGGCACGCTGCACCTGGCGCGTCAGGCCGCGGCGGCAGGCGTCAGGCGCTTCGTGTTCATCAGCTCGATCAAGGTGAACGGGGAGGGCACGTTGCCGGGGCGGGCCTACACCGCGGACGATACGCCTGCGCCGGTCGATGCCTATGGGCTGTCCAAGCTGGAGGCGGAGCAGGGTTTGCTTGCGCGGGCCGGGCAAGGCGGCATGGAGGTCGTGATCATCCGGCCGCCATTGGTCTATGGGCCCGGGGTGAAGGCCAATTTCCTGCAGATGATGCGCTGGCTGCATCGCCGGGTGCCGCTGCCACTGGGTGCCATCGGGAACCGGCGCAGTCTGGTGGGGATGGACAACCTCTGCGACCTCATCCGGGTGTGCATGACGCATCCGGCCGCAGGCGGGCAGGTCTTCCTTGCCAGCGACGGGTGCGATCTGTCGACCACGGCGCTGCTGCGCCAGCTGGGCGAGGCGCTGGGACGGCCCGCGCGGCTGTGGCCGGTGCCGGCGCACCTGCTCGAAATCGCCGCTGCATGTGTGGGCAGGCGCGCTGTTGCGCGGCGCCTGCTGGGCTCATTGCAGGTGGATATCGCCAAGACCAGGCAATTGTTGGACTGGCATCCCCCCGTCACTGTGGAGCATGGTTTGGCGATGACCGCCGAATCGTTCCTGAAGCAGGTCGCCAAATGA
- a CDS encoding glycosyltransferase family 4 protein: MLDGHIVFFVSEDWYFCSHRLPVARAARDAGMRVTVVTQVDRHAERIAAEGFALVPFPMRRAGMNPWHELRLLWRLVAVYRRLQPDLVHQVAVKPVIYGSIAAWVTGVPAVVNALAGLGFVFASESWQARLLRWPVKALFKWALSRPGGRLILQNEDDAALFRQAGLAPSGAIRLIRGSGVDPQVYPALPPAPGVPVVMLPARLLRDKGVYEFVDAARLLRQRGIAARFALVGDPDRENPAAVSAEQCAAWVAEGVVEAWGWQSDMVAALGQSTLVCLPSYREGLPKSLLEAASCARAIVTTDVPGCREVVEDGVNGLLVPVRSVRPLADAIERLLQDSALRQRMAEQGRQRVLARYAESIVVRQTLAIYQELGGVDR; this comes from the coding sequence GTGCTTGACGGCCATATCGTCTTCTTCGTCAGCGAGGATTGGTACTTCTGCTCGCACCGCCTGCCCGTGGCCCGCGCCGCGCGCGACGCTGGCATGCGGGTCACCGTGGTCACGCAGGTCGACCGCCACGCCGAACGGATCGCGGCCGAGGGATTTGCTCTGGTTCCGTTCCCGATGCGGCGCGCGGGAATGAATCCCTGGCATGAGCTGCGCCTGCTGTGGCGCCTCGTTGCCGTCTACCGGCGATTGCAACCGGATCTGGTGCATCAGGTGGCGGTCAAGCCGGTGATCTATGGTTCCATCGCGGCCTGGGTGACTGGCGTACCGGCCGTGGTGAACGCATTGGCGGGGCTGGGTTTTGTCTTTGCGTCCGAGTCGTGGCAGGCGCGGCTGCTGCGTTGGCCGGTGAAGGCGTTGTTCAAGTGGGCATTGTCGCGCCCCGGCGGCCGACTGATCCTGCAAAACGAGGATGATGCCGCGCTGTTCCGGCAGGCGGGCCTCGCCCCCTCAGGCGCGATCCGTCTGATCCGCGGCTCCGGCGTCGATCCGCAGGTCTACCCGGCGCTGCCGCCGGCACCGGGCGTGCCGGTCGTGATGCTGCCTGCCCGTCTGCTGCGGGACAAGGGCGTGTACGAGTTCGTCGATGCTGCACGCTTGTTGAGGCAACGCGGGATCGCGGCGCGTTTTGCATTGGTGGGAGACCCGGACCGGGAGAACCCGGCCGCGGTCAGCGCTGAGCAGTGTGCGGCCTGGGTTGCCGAAGGGGTGGTCGAGGCATGGGGTTGGCAAAGCGACATGGTGGCGGCGCTGGGCCAAAGCACCCTCGTGTGCCTGCCCTCCTATCGTGAAGGGTTGCCGAAAAGCCTGCTGGAGGCCGCAAGCTGCGCGCGGGCGATCGTGACCACTGATGTGCCCGGCTGCCGCGAAGTGGTCGAGGATGGGGTGAACGGTCTGCTGGTGCCGGTACGTTCGGTGCGGCCGCTGGCCGACGCGATCGAACGGCTGCTGCAGGACAGCGCCTTGCGGCAGCGCATGGCGGAGCAGGGGCGGCAGCGGGTACTCGCGCGCTATGCGGAGTCGATCGTGGTCCGGCAGACCCTGGCCATCTATCAAGAGCTTGGTGGAGTCGATAGGTGA